In the Gossypium arboreum isolate Shixiya-1 chromosome 10, ASM2569848v2, whole genome shotgun sequence genome, one interval contains:
- the LOC108488838 gene encoding cytochrome P450 83B1-like, which translates to MAIVLFMVFLLALPFFLFNLLKRSIRTNGNLVLPLPPGPSGLPLIGHLHMLMFDNSVPHIFLYKLSQKYGPLVFLRFGFKPTLVVSSAKMAEAVMKTHDLDFCSRPNLWGARKLSYNASDLTFSPYSGSWREMRKLCVVHLFSRVQNYRPIREDEVACLVQKICRLSVDSKPVNLSEAMMCLSSSIICRVAFGKRYDDEGTERSRFDGLLKGSEAMLSCFSFSDYFPFMGWVDRFTGFLTRLQKISKELDTFYQQLINEHLDPNRQKPEQEDILDVLLRIQKDRDFPFDLTIDHIKAILMDVFIAGTDTTAATVIWAMSFLMKNPKCLKKTQAEVRDLIGKKGFVNEDDVHNFTYLKAVIKETFRLQAIAPLLVPRETLRKCRIGGYEVPTKALVYVNAWAIGRDPEAWENPEEFYPERFIGSSIDFKGLNFELIPFGAGRRVCPGMHMGVAAVELALANLLYKFDWEMLPEMNKEDIDFDVVPGLTTHKKNDLILLAKKIHD; encoded by the exons ATGGCAATAGTACTGTTTATGGTCTTTCTTCTAGCTCTACCGTTCTTCCTCTTCAATCTCCTAAAACGTAGCATTAGAACCAATGGCAATCTTGTTCTTCCTCTTCCCCCTGGCCCTTCAGGTCTTCCCTTGATCGGTCACTTACATATGCTGATGTTTGATAACTCAGTCCCTCATATTTTTCTTTATAAACTCTCTCAAAAGTATGGTCCTCTCGTGTTCTTAAGATTTGGATTTAAGCCAACCCTTGTAGTTTCTTCAGCAAAAATGGCTGAAGCAGTTATGAAAACCCATGACCTTGACTTCTGCAGCAGGCCTAATCTATGGGGTGCTCGCAAATTATCTTACAATGCCTCGGATTTGACTTTTTCACCATACTCTGGCTCCTGGCGTGAGATGAGGAAACTTTGTGTTGTACATCTATTTAGCAGAGTGCAGAACTATCGTCCCATCCGAGAAGATGAAGTTGCTTGCCTGGTTCAAAAAATATGCCGATTATCCGTTGATTCTAAGCCCGTCAACTTGAGTGAGGCAATGATGTGCCTTTCCAGTTCAATAATATGTAGAGTAGCTTTCGGCAAGAGGTATGACGACGAAGGAACTGAAAGAAGTAGGTTCGACGGGTTGCTTAAAGGAAGTGAAGCCATGTTGTCATGCTTTAGTTTCTCTGACTATTTTCCTTTCATGGGTTGGGTCGATAGATTCACTGGTTTCCTCACTCGTCTTCAAAAAATTTCCAAAGAACTTGATACTTTCTATCAACAACTCATTAATGAACACCTCGATCCAAATAGACAAAAACCAGAGCAAGAGGACATACTCGATGTGTTACTAAGAATACAGAAAGATCGTGATTTTCCATTTGATCTGACCATAGATCACATAAAAGCTATTCTTATG GATGTGTTTATTGCTGGAACAGACACAACAGCAGCCACTGTGATTTGGGCCATGTCCTTCCTAATGAAAAACCCGAAGTGTTTGAAGAAAACTCAAGCGGAAGTGAGGGACTTGATTGGGaaaaaagggtttgtaaatgaagATGATGTTCACAATTTTACTTACCTAAAAGCTGTGATAAAAGAAACGTTCAGGTTGCAAGCAATAGCTCCATTGTTAGTGCCACGAGAAACACTCCGAAAGTGCAGAATAGGTGGGTATGAAGTCCCGACCAAAGCCTTAGTGTATGTGAATGCATGGGCAATAGGAAGAGACCCTGAAGCTTGGGAAAACCCAGAAGAGTTTTATCCTGAAAGATTCATTGGAAGCTCTATTGACTTCAAAGGGCTGAACTTTGAGCTCATACCATTTGGTGCGGGTAGAAGGGTTTGCCCTGGAATGCATATGGGAGTTGCAGCAGTGGAGCTTGCCCTTGCTAATCTACTTTACAAGTTTGATTGGGAAATGTTGCCCGAGATGAACAAAGAAGACATAGACTTTGATGTCGTACCTGGTCTCACTACACACAAAAAAAATGATCTTATCCTTTTGGCTAAGAAGATTCATGATTAA
- the LOC108488673 gene encoding cytochrome P450 83B1-like, translated as MAIALFMSIFLLVLPFLLFVLLKHRVSNNGSFNRLPPGPPSLPFIGHLQLLMSDNSVPHLFLNKLSQKYGPIMFLRFGFRPTLVVSSAKMAEEVMKTHDLDFCSRPNLCAAGKFSYNSSDLSYSPYNDYWREMRKICVVHLFSRVKKYRPTREDEVSRLIEKICQLSVASKPINLSEAVMCLSNSIICRIGFCKRYDEEGVEKSRFSRLLKESEALFSNLSFSDYFPFMGWVDRFTGFLSRLEKAFKEVDTFIQELIDEHLDPNKLKSEQEDIVDVLLRIKTNHDLPFDLTIDHIKAILMDVFIAGTDTSAATVIWVMNFLMKNPKCLKKTQAEVRDLIREKGFVNEDEVQNLTYLKAVIKETFRLQATVPLLVPRETLRKCSIGGYEVPTKALVFVNAWAIGRDPEAWENPEEFCPERFIGSSIDYKGLNFELIPFGAGRRVCPGMRMGIAVVELALANLLYKFDWEMPNGISTEDIDFDVVPGITTHKKNSLILVARKIND; from the exons ATGGCAATAGCACTGTTTATGAGTATTTTTCTTCTTGTTCTCCCCTTCTTGTTATTCGTTCTCCTAAAACATAGGGTTAGCAACAATGGCAGTTTTAATCGTCTTCCGCCTGGCCCTCCAAGTCTTCCCTTCATTGGTCACTTACAGTTGCTGATGTCTGATAACTCAGTCCCTCATCTTTTTCTTAATAAACTCTCTCAAAAATACGGTCCTATCATGTTCTTGCGATTTGGATTTAGGCCAACCCTTGTAGTTTCTTCGGCAAAAATGGCTGAAGAGGTTATGAAAACCCATGACCTTGACTTCTGCAGCAGGCCTAATTTATgtgctgctggaaaattttcttACAATTCTTCTGATTTGTCTTATTCACCATATAATGACTACTGGAGGGAGATGAGGAAAATTTGTGTTGTACACCTCTTTAGTAGAGTGAAAAAGTATCGTCCCACCCGAGAAGACGAAGTTTCTCGCCTGATTGAAAAAATATGCCAATTATCTGTTGCTTCTAAGCCTATCAACTTGAGTGAGGCAGTGATGTGCCTATCAAATTCAATCATTTGTAGAATAGGCTTCTGTAAGAGGTATGATGAGGAAGGAGTTGAAAAAAGCAGGTTCAGTCGGTTGCTTAAAGAAAGTGAAGCTTTGTTTTCAAATCTTAGTTTCTCTGACTACTTTCCTTTCATGGGTTGGGTAGATAGATTTACTGGTTTTTTGAGTCGTCTTGAAAAAGCTTTCAAAGAAGTTGATACTTTCATCCAAGAACTTATTGATGAGCATCTTGATCCAAATAAATTAAAATCAGAGCAAGAAGATATAGTCGATGTGTTGCTACGAATAAAGACAAATCATGATTTGCCATTTGATCTTACCATAGATCATATAAAAGCTATTCTTATG GATGTTTTTATTGCTGGAACAGACACATCAGCGGCTACTGTGATTTGGGTAATGAACTTTCTAATGAAAAACCCAAAGTGTTTGAAGAAAACTCAAGCGGAAGTGAGGGATTTAATTAGAgaaaaagggtttgtaaatgaagATGAAGTTCAAAATTTAACTTACCTAAAAGCGGTGATAAAAGAAACATTTAGATTGCAAGCAACAGTTCCACTATTAGTGCCACGAGAAACACTTCGAAAATGCAGCATTGGTGGGTACGAAGTCCCTACCAAAGCCTTAGTGTTTGTGAATGCATGGGCAATAGGAAGAGATCCCGAAGCTTGGGAAAACCCTGAAGAGTTCTGTCCAGAAAGGTTCATAGGTAGCTCCATTGACTACAAAGGGTTGAACTTTGAGCTCATACCATTTGGTGCGGGTAGAAGGGTTTGCCCTGGAATGCGTATGGGAATCGCAGTAGTGGAGCTTGCCCTTGCTAATCTCCTTTACAAGTTTGATTGGGAAATGCCAAACGGGATAAGTACGGAAGACATAGACTTTGATGTTGTACCTGGTATCACTACACACAAAAAAAATTCTCTTATCCTTGTGGCAAGGAAGATTAACGATTAA